In one Echinicola marina genomic region, the following are encoded:
- a CDS encoding AMP-binding protein, protein MTDIFIQNHKISFEQIQLGQWPELSNYYQESLTFCRQWLNGREKFELQTSGSTGKPKKIMVSRQQMESSAKATGDFFKISKNKHLLCCLNTGMIAGKMMLVRAMQWNCNLTLIEPKSNPLEDFVDQNDLDFVAMVPSQVETSLISPKTTKALQNIKHLIIGGAPISEELKTRIAKLEIQAYQTYGMTETVSHIALAPILPASKLTYHTLPGVQISQDKEGKLIIKAPMALTELHTNDLVEILNEQQFIWKGRADFTINSGGIKLQPEEIEKKLSLIIGKKLPATRYFIAGAPHPKWGEQVILVVESQRPNTDFLKEFSQSIKSTLGSYENPKTIYFVDNFIETASGKINRIKSLEQVLKNP, encoded by the coding sequence ATGACTGACATTTTTATCCAAAACCATAAAATTTCATTTGAGCAAATTCAACTTGGTCAATGGCCCGAGCTAAGCAATTATTATCAAGAATCCTTAACCTTCTGCCGGCAATGGCTCAATGGGCGAGAAAAGTTTGAGCTACAAACCTCTGGTTCAACGGGAAAACCAAAAAAAATCATGGTAAGCAGACAGCAAATGGAATCCAGCGCTAAGGCCACCGGGGACTTTTTCAAAATAAGTAAAAACAAACATTTGCTCTGCTGTCTGAATACCGGCATGATTGCAGGGAAAATGATGTTAGTAAGAGCTATGCAATGGAACTGTAACCTCACCCTAATTGAACCGAAAAGCAATCCACTTGAAGATTTCGTTGATCAAAACGACCTTGATTTTGTGGCCATGGTTCCTTCACAGGTAGAAACATCGCTCATTTCCCCCAAAACCACCAAAGCGCTCCAAAACATTAAACACTTGATTATTGGAGGGGCGCCCATATCTGAAGAATTAAAAACTAGAATTGCCAAGCTAGAGATTCAAGCCTATCAAACTTATGGAATGACAGAAACTGTTTCTCATATTGCCCTGGCCCCAATACTTCCAGCTTCTAAATTAACCTACCATACCCTTCCTGGTGTTCAAATTAGTCAAGACAAGGAAGGCAAACTCATCATCAAGGCTCCCATGGCCTTGACAGAACTACACACCAATGATTTGGTGGAAATTTTAAATGAGCAACAATTTATCTGGAAAGGAAGGGCTGATTTCACCATCAACTCTGGAGGCATTAAACTCCAACCTGAAGAAATTGAAAAAAAACTTTCTCTTATTATTGGCAAAAAACTTCCAGCTACCCGCTATTTTATCGCGGGAGCCCCACATCCAAAATGGGGTGAGCAAGTCATTCTTGTGGTTGAATCACAAAGGCCAAATACGGATTTTCTGAAAGAATTTTCTCAGTCCATAAAAAGCACTTTAGGGAGCTATGAAAATCCCAAAACAATCTATTTTGTAGATAATTTTATAGAAACCGCATCTGGCAAAATCAATCGAATCAAATCTTTAGAACAAGTTCTAAAAAATCCATAA
- a CDS encoding 1,4-dihydroxy-2-naphthoyl-CoA synthase: MEWKVVKEFEDITYKKCGGVARIAFNRPEVRNAFRPKTTSELFEAFLDAREDTSIGVVLLSAEGPSPKDGIYSFCSGGDQKARGEQGYVGDDGMHRLNILEVQRLIRFMPKVVIAVVPGWAVGGGHSLHVVCDLTLASKEHAIFKQTDADVTSFDGGYGSAYLAKMVGQKRAREIFFLGRNYSAQEAYEMGMVNAVIPHDELEDTAFQWAQEILEKSPTSIKMLKFAFNLTDDGMVGQQVFAGEATRLTYMTEEAKEGRNAFLEKRKPNFKDIKWIP, translated from the coding sequence ATGGAATGGAAAGTAGTTAAAGAATTTGAAGATATAACCTATAAAAAATGCGGTGGGGTTGCAAGGATCGCCTTTAACCGTCCAGAAGTAAGGAATGCCTTTAGGCCCAAAACCACTAGTGAGCTTTTTGAGGCGTTTTTAGATGCCAGAGAAGATACTTCTATTGGGGTAGTGTTGCTTTCTGCTGAAGGTCCTTCTCCAAAAGATGGCATTTATTCTTTTTGCAGTGGAGGTGATCAAAAGGCAAGAGGTGAGCAGGGGTATGTGGGAGATGATGGGATGCACCGATTGAATATTTTGGAGGTACAACGATTGATCAGATTTATGCCTAAAGTGGTGATTGCCGTTGTGCCTGGTTGGGCTGTTGGAGGTGGTCATAGTTTACATGTGGTCTGTGACCTGACCTTGGCTAGTAAAGAGCATGCTATTTTTAAGCAAACTGATGCAGATGTGACCAGCTTTGATGGAGGTTATGGATCAGCTTATTTAGCCAAAATGGTTGGACAGAAGCGTGCCCGGGAAATATTCTTTTTGGGGAGGAATTATTCTGCCCAAGAGGCTTATGAAATGGGGATGGTCAATGCTGTAATCCCTCATGATGAATTGGAAGATACGGCATTTCAGTGGGCTCAGGAAATTTTGGAAAAATCTCCAACTTCTATAAAAATGCTGAAGTTTGCTTTTAATCTTACTGATGATGGAATGGTAGGACAGCAGGTTTTTGCCGGTGAAGCTACAAGGCTGACCTATATGACAGAGGAAGCCAAAGAAGGGAGAAATGCTTTTCTTGAAAAAAGAAAGCCCAACTTTAAAGATATTAAATGGATACCTTAA
- the menD gene encoding 2-succinyl-5-enolpyruvyl-6-hydroxy-3-cyclohexene-1-carboxylic-acid synthase, with product MIIQPLIDLANICAKKGVNNIILSPGSRCAPITLAFARHPDLHCRTISDERSAAFIALGMAQQLKKPVVLVCTSGTAALNYAPAVAEAFFQQIPLIVITADRPNEWIDQWDGQTIRQEKIYGRHIKKDYCFPDDFSHKDKIWHANRISNEACNLAQSFPAGPVHINIPLREPFYPTENEKFDYGIPVRVVEQISAEMILSDEALIKLKTQLHSYDKIIIVPGQQLPNKALQELLDNISKAKQAIIVTDTISNLQSEHTINYHDQLIPLIDKNALKPDLIISFGKSIISKALKLFLRESNADHWHIQAGGEVPDTYQGLSKQIYCGTPQFLKFIHSYLGETNTSFYQTWYDANKVLETKITNALEGIDFGEFKAIYEVLKHIPHNSKLHLANSMSVRYVNFLGPRKQEIICNRGTSGIDGSNSTAVGCTFTTKDFVTLITGDLAFFYDRNAFWHNYPFNNLRIILLNNQAGGIFRLIDGPSKQAELEEFFETKQSLQAENLAKDFNFKYYTAKDEIELENALEDFYHPSIRPKILEVKSESVKNAEILKTFKKMLK from the coding sequence TTGATCATTCAACCACTCATCGATCTAGCGAATATTTGCGCCAAAAAAGGCGTAAATAACATTATTCTTTCTCCAGGTTCTCGCTGTGCACCAATCACCTTGGCTTTTGCCAGACATCCTGATCTTCACTGTAGAACCATTTCAGATGAGCGCTCTGCGGCATTTATTGCCTTGGGTATGGCTCAGCAACTCAAAAAACCAGTTGTACTGGTTTGTACCAGTGGAACAGCTGCATTGAACTACGCCCCGGCAGTTGCAGAAGCATTTTTTCAACAAATCCCACTAATAGTGATCACTGCTGATAGACCCAATGAGTGGATTGACCAATGGGACGGCCAAACGATTCGACAGGAAAAAATTTATGGAAGACATATCAAAAAGGATTATTGCTTTCCTGATGATTTTTCCCATAAGGATAAAATATGGCATGCTAATCGAATCAGTAACGAGGCCTGCAATCTTGCCCAAAGCTTCCCTGCTGGCCCCGTGCATATAAATATCCCGTTAAGAGAGCCCTTTTATCCTACTGAAAATGAAAAATTCGATTATGGCATTCCTGTTCGTGTCGTTGAACAGATTAGTGCTGAAATGATCTTATCTGATGAAGCCCTCATCAAACTTAAAACTCAACTTCACTCATATGATAAAATCATTATTGTTCCGGGGCAACAACTCCCTAATAAAGCGCTACAGGAACTTCTAGATAATATTTCAAAAGCAAAACAAGCTATCATCGTTACGGATACAATCAGCAACCTACAATCCGAACATACTATCAACTACCATGATCAGTTAATTCCCCTGATAGACAAAAACGCCCTAAAACCCGACTTGATCATCAGCTTTGGTAAATCAATTATTTCAAAAGCCTTAAAACTATTTCTGCGGGAATCAAATGCAGACCATTGGCATATTCAAGCGGGAGGAGAAGTTCCCGACACCTATCAGGGCCTATCGAAACAAATTTATTGTGGTACTCCCCAGTTTTTAAAATTCATCCATTCCTATCTTGGAGAGACCAATACATCATTTTACCAGACTTGGTATGACGCCAATAAAGTACTTGAAACAAAAATAACCAATGCCTTGGAAGGTATTGATTTCGGAGAATTCAAAGCCATTTACGAGGTACTGAAACACATTCCTCACAACTCCAAGTTACACCTGGCCAATAGCATGTCTGTTCGCTATGTAAATTTCTTAGGGCCAAGAAAACAAGAAATCATCTGCAATAGAGGTACCAGTGGAATCGATGGTTCCAACAGTACAGCGGTAGGATGCACCTTTACCACCAAAGATTTTGTCACCTTGATCACTGGAGACTTGGCCTTCTTTTATGACCGAAACGCCTTCTGGCACAATTATCCTTTTAATAACCTTCGAATTATTCTCTTAAACAATCAAGCCGGAGGCATTTTCCGATTGATAGATGGACCTAGCAAACAAGCAGAGCTTGAAGAATTCTTTGAAACCAAACAGTCCCTTCAAGCAGAAAACTTAGCCAAGGATTTTAATTTTAAATACTATACGGCCAAAGATGAGATAGAATTAGAAAATGCACTGGAGGACTTTTATCACCCCTCTATCAGGCCTAAAATCCTAGAAGTAAAATCAGAAAGCGTTAAAAATGCCGAAATACTAAAAACCTTCAAAAAGATGTTAAAATAA
- a CDS encoding chorismate-binding protein yields MDISTAQPKTICLEEFISWKLYDALKGGHQIAIWKSPKSTTVQVIVDKTEKIKKVDLDLDQLPAGFIAHTFSQDADHKAYFLKATDYIKLDLDMPISPEELDEDFLSKQTKHTEIKDFIKNFWQQNHVPKTLSDTASSTKEDFINFVSAGISAINSGEMAKVVPSRVKKIKPKSNFDLIKTFLGLCKAYPNTFVNFFHIPNIGTWLGATPEILIKTEGKYFYTMALAGTQRAQGDNPIKNAAWTQKEIEEQALVSRYIVSNFKKIRLREYEENGPKTVLAGNLLHLRSDFRVDMEATNFPQLGAVMLKLLHPTSAVCGTPKDKAMEFILKHEKFDRSFFSGFIGPVNIENQTSIYVNLRTAQILNGEVILYAGAGVTEDSNPEKEWEETSLKCEIIGKFIQ; encoded by the coding sequence ATGGATATATCAACCGCCCAACCAAAGACCATTTGTCTAGAGGAATTTATCTCTTGGAAGCTCTATGACGCACTAAAAGGTGGTCATCAAATTGCTATTTGGAAATCTCCAAAGAGTACGACGGTACAAGTCATTGTTGACAAAACCGAGAAAATAAAAAAAGTCGACTTGGACTTGGACCAACTCCCTGCAGGTTTTATAGCCCATACTTTTTCTCAGGATGCAGACCATAAAGCTTATTTTCTTAAAGCCACAGACTATATCAAACTTGATTTAGATATGCCTATATCTCCTGAGGAGCTTGATGAGGACTTCCTTTCCAAACAAACAAAACATACAGAAATAAAAGATTTCATCAAAAACTTCTGGCAACAAAACCATGTACCAAAAACACTATCTGACACGGCTTCTTCAACCAAAGAAGACTTCATCAATTTTGTTTCAGCAGGGATATCTGCCATAAATTCCGGGGAAATGGCTAAAGTAGTCCCCTCAAGGGTCAAAAAAATCAAACCTAAGTCTAACTTTGATTTGATAAAAACCTTTTTAGGCTTATGCAAGGCTTACCCCAATACCTTTGTCAACTTTTTCCATATTCCTAACATAGGTACCTGGCTAGGAGCAACTCCGGAAATTTTGATCAAAACTGAGGGAAAATATTTCTACACCATGGCATTGGCAGGCACGCAAAGAGCCCAAGGCGACAACCCTATAAAAAATGCCGCTTGGACACAAAAGGAAATCGAGGAACAAGCCCTGGTCAGCAGGTATATTGTCAGTAACTTCAAAAAAATCAGACTGAGAGAATATGAAGAAAACGGACCAAAAACAGTTTTGGCAGGCAATTTACTTCACCTAAGATCTGATTTCAGAGTAGATATGGAAGCCACCAACTTCCCCCAACTCGGGGCAGTCATGCTCAAACTTCTTCATCCTACCTCTGCTGTATGTGGTACCCCCAAGGACAAAGCCATGGAATTCATTCTAAAACATGAAAAATTTGACAGATCTTTCTTTTCTGGATTCATCGGGCCAGTAAATATTGAAAACCAAACCTCCATTTATGTCAATCTACGGACGGCACAAATTTTAAATGGGGAAGTCATTCTATATGCCGGCGCAGGAGTAACCGAAGACTCTAACCCGGAAAAAGAATGGGAGGAAACCTCTCTTAAATGTGAAATCATTGGTAAATTCATTCAATAA
- a CDS encoding hotdog fold thioesterase: MIFNQNLDVDFLNKLGQDSMSGYLGIQFTKIGDDFIEASMPVDHRTKQPFGLLHGGASVVLAETLGSVAATCCIDTDKKYCVGLEINANHLKSVKDGKVIGIARPIHIGQKTHVWEIKIYAESNTLICISRITIAVLDKK; this comes from the coding sequence ATGATATTTAATCAAAACCTCGATGTCGATTTTTTGAATAAACTAGGTCAGGACAGCATGTCCGGCTATCTGGGTATTCAATTTACAAAAATCGGAGATGATTTTATCGAGGCGAGCATGCCAGTAGACCACAGAACAAAACAACCCTTTGGATTGTTACATGGAGGAGCTAGTGTGGTCCTGGCAGAAACACTTGGAAGTGTGGCTGCCACCTGTTGCATTGACACGGATAAAAAATATTGTGTTGGATTGGAAATAAACGCTAATCACCTCAAATCTGTTAAAGATGGAAAAGTAATAGGAATTGCCCGACCAATTCATATTGGTCAAAAAACGCATGTTTGGGAAATTAAAATCTACGCTGAATCCAATACTTTAATTTGTATAAGCAGGATCACCATAGCTGTCCTGGATAAAAAATAA
- a CDS encoding histidine phosphatase family protein, which yields MSTKKIYLVRHGQTDYNLKGVVQGSGIDAPINEMGRQQAEAFYDAHKHIKFDKIYFTGLQRTRQSIAGFLDNGTPYESVVDFNEISWGKYEGVPMSKEEHSYYQSMLQKWSEGNLDYSIEGGESPNQVYKRLEKGLNYVLEQGGNTILICMHGRAMRVMLSLMLDYDLRFMDVFEHHNLGCYELTYFENGRFMMDRYNNVKHLKLKGLI from the coding sequence TTGAGTACTAAAAAAATCTACCTCGTTCGTCATGGACAGACGGATTATAATTTAAAAGGTGTGGTACAAGGCAGCGGGATAGATGCTCCCATCAATGAAATGGGGCGGCAGCAAGCAGAAGCTTTTTATGATGCCCACAAGCATATTAAATTTGATAAGATTTATTTTACAGGTCTTCAAAGGACACGTCAGTCAATCGCCGGATTTTTAGATAATGGGACACCCTATGAATCAGTAGTGGATTTTAATGAAATCAGTTGGGGGAAATATGAGGGTGTTCCGATGAGTAAGGAGGAGCATAGTTACTACCAAAGCATGCTTCAGAAATGGTCTGAGGGGAACTTGGATTATAGTATTGAAGGAGGTGAATCTCCAAATCAAGTGTATAAGCGCCTAGAAAAGGGACTAAATTATGTGTTGGAGCAGGGAGGGAATACGATACTAATTTGTATGCACGGGCGTGCCATGAGGGTAATGCTGAGCTTGATGCTGGATTATGATCTGAGGTTTATGGATGTTTTTGAACATCATAATTTAGGATGCTATGAATTGACATATTTTGAAAATGGCCGTTTTATGATGGACAGATATAATAATGTCAAGCACTTAAAGCTTAAAGGACTGATTTGA
- a CDS encoding zinc ribbon domain-containing protein: MESTVAQKLEAIYNLQKIDSRLDAIFKIRGALPEEVQDLEDEIAGYETRLEKFNNDIVALEDEIKGHKEAIKESEKLIKKYQEQQMNVRNNREYDAITKELELQDLEIQVSKKKIGEAEARIDGKNSDLQDLQETLKDRKKDLDTKKEELDTIVAESEAEESKLKAEREKATKKIEERIIKSYKKIRANAKNGLAVVEVKRGACGGCFNIVPPQRQADIREKKKIIVCEHCGRILADVADEIEDETLPKKKRATKAKSKK; this comes from the coding sequence ATGGAAAGTACAGTTGCACAGAAGCTTGAAGCCATTTATAATCTTCAAAAAATAGATTCCCGTTTAGACGCGATTTTTAAAATTCGGGGAGCCCTTCCTGAGGAAGTTCAAGATTTAGAGGACGAAATAGCTGGTTACGAGACAAGGTTAGAAAAATTCAACAATGACATCGTAGCGCTTGAGGACGAAATCAAAGGTCACAAAGAAGCTATTAAAGAGTCCGAAAAGCTGATCAAAAAGTACCAGGAACAGCAGATGAACGTCAGAAACAATCGTGAGTATGACGCCATCACCAAAGAATTGGAACTCCAAGATTTGGAAATCCAGGTTTCCAAAAAGAAGATTGGCGAAGCTGAGGCGAGAATTGATGGAAAAAATTCAGACTTACAGGATCTACAAGAAACACTTAAGGATAGGAAGAAAGACCTTGACACCAAAAAAGAGGAGCTTGACACTATAGTTGCCGAGAGTGAAGCTGAAGAATCAAAGCTAAAGGCCGAAAGAGAAAAAGCTACGAAAAAGATCGAAGAAAGAATTATCAAGTCCTATAAAAAAATCCGTGCCAATGCCAAGAACGGTTTGGCTGTAGTGGAAGTTAAAAGAGGTGCATGCGGTGGCTGCTTTAATATCGTCCCCCCTCAAAGACAGGCAGATATTAGAGAAAAGAAAAAGATTATCGTATGTGAGCATTGTGGAAGAATCCTAGCAGATGTTGCTGACGAGATCGAAGACGAAACACTTCCAAAGAAAAAAAGAGCTACAAAGGCAAAAAGCAAGAAATGA
- a CDS encoding Nif3-like dinuclear metal center hexameric protein: MVNLIRDVVSYLETIAPPSFQESYDNAQLITGNPHEEVKGILCTLDVTEDVVEEAISLGCNMIVAHHPIIFKGLKSLTGKNYVERTVLKAIKNEIAIYAIHTNLDHIHTGVNKKICDKIGLINTQILAPKKGLLMKLTTFVPIENTDSVLEALYATGAGAIGEYSKCSFTTQGKGSFLPSDQANPSIGEKGKAENVRENRIELIFPGHLQRKVIAALKSSHPYEEVAYYLQETVNEFQEVGAGMLGELEKPMNEKEFLLHLKASMGLNVIKHTHLRDKPINTVAVCGGAGIFLLGAAKAAKADIFITSDIKYHEFFDAENQIVISDIGHYESEIHTKELLLDILSQNFSNIALYLTKVITNPITYI; the protein is encoded by the coding sequence ATGGTTAATTTGATTAGAGATGTAGTTTCCTACCTGGAAACCATAGCCCCTCCTTCATTTCAAGAGTCATACGACAATGCGCAACTAATCACTGGCAATCCTCATGAAGAAGTAAAAGGTATACTATGTACTCTAGATGTCACTGAGGACGTAGTAGAAGAAGCTATCTCTCTAGGCTGCAATATGATTGTCGCTCATCACCCTATTATATTTAAGGGGCTAAAAAGCCTTACAGGAAAAAATTACGTAGAGAGAACTGTGCTTAAGGCCATCAAAAACGAAATTGCCATATATGCCATACACACCAACTTGGACCATATCCATACTGGAGTGAACAAAAAAATCTGTGATAAAATTGGCCTCATAAACACCCAGATCTTAGCCCCAAAAAAGGGCTTATTAATGAAGCTGACGACATTTGTTCCTATCGAAAACACCGATAGTGTATTAGAGGCGCTTTATGCAACGGGGGCAGGCGCTATAGGAGAATACAGTAAATGTAGCTTCACTACTCAAGGCAAAGGAAGTTTCCTTCCTTCAGATCAAGCCAACCCAAGCATAGGAGAAAAAGGCAAGGCGGAAAATGTAAGGGAAAATAGAATTGAACTAATTTTCCCTGGACACCTACAAAGAAAAGTGATCGCTGCCCTAAAATCATCCCACCCTTATGAAGAGGTAGCCTATTATCTTCAGGAAACAGTCAATGAATTTCAAGAAGTAGGCGCGGGCATGCTAGGGGAACTGGAAAAACCAATGAATGAAAAAGAATTTCTACTCCATCTAAAAGCATCAATGGGACTAAATGTCATCAAACATACTCACCTGAGAGACAAGCCCATAAATACGGTAGCAGTTTGTGGCGGGGCTGGAATATTTTTACTTGGTGCAGCCAAAGCTGCAAAAGCCGATATTTTCATTACATCTGACATAAAATACCATGAATTCTTTGACGCTGAAAATCAAATAGTTATATCAGACATTGGACATTACGAAAGTGAAATTCACACAAAAGAGTTATTATTGGATATATTGTCACAAAATTTTAGTAATATTGCACTCTATTTGACAAAAGTCATTACGAATCCCATAACTTACATATAG
- the lpxK gene encoding tetraacyldisaccharide 4'-kinase translates to MQPYQYFMYPFSLLYDGITRLRNRMFDTGVKKSIVFEIPTIVVGNLAIGGTGKTPMVEFFVENFKGSHELACLSRGYGRKTQGFILAGSGATADELGDEPFQIFSKYGHEITVAVGEQRILAIPQIIAENPATELVVLDDAFQHRYVKGDMNVLLTTFQKPFFEDHVLPMGTLRESREGAKRADVVVVTKSPKELEERTKQEYIAKIRPYVKKHCPVLFAGLNYGEPYNVRSHEKADVQKVVLVSGIANNKLLKEWVEAKYELLEVLEYSDHHHYNEKDLRFMLERMEAYRDENPTLLTTEKDAVKLNANKFLPYLQEIPIFAVPVQVKFEEKDRDTLLDMASKVIRNKAYQSEV, encoded by the coding sequence ATGCAGCCCTATCAGTACTTTATGTATCCTTTTTCTCTTTTATATGATGGGATTACCCGTTTGAGAAATAGGATGTTTGATACGGGGGTGAAAAAGAGTATAGTGTTTGAAATCCCTACTATTGTAGTTGGAAATCTGGCTATTGGAGGAACAGGGAAGACGCCTATGGTTGAATTTTTTGTTGAGAATTTTAAAGGATCTCATGAGCTGGCTTGTTTGAGCCGAGGTTATGGTCGAAAGACTCAAGGTTTTATTTTGGCAGGATCTGGAGCAACTGCTGATGAGCTCGGAGACGAGCCCTTTCAGATTTTTTCCAAGTACGGTCATGAAATTACTGTAGCAGTTGGAGAACAAAGGATTTTGGCTATTCCGCAAATAATAGCAGAAAATCCAGCTACTGAATTGGTGGTTTTGGATGATGCTTTTCAGCACAGGTATGTAAAGGGGGACATGAATGTGCTGTTGACCACTTTTCAAAAGCCATTTTTTGAGGATCATGTTTTGCCCATGGGGACTTTGCGGGAAAGCCGTGAAGGGGCGAAAAGAGCGGATGTTGTGGTAGTGACGAAATCTCCGAAAGAATTAGAGGAAAGGACCAAGCAGGAATACATAGCGAAAATCCGTCCTTATGTGAAAAAACATTGCCCTGTGCTTTTTGCAGGGCTTAATTATGGTGAACCTTATAATGTTCGTAGTCATGAGAAAGCAGATGTTCAGAAGGTTGTTTTGGTCAGTGGTATTGCCAATAATAAATTACTGAAGGAATGGGTGGAAGCTAAATATGAGCTCCTAGAAGTGTTGGAATACAGTGATCACCACCATTATAATGAAAAAGACCTCAGGTTTATGCTAGAGCGTATGGAGGCTTATAGGGATGAAAATCCGACCCTTCTTACCACTGAAAAAGATGCTGTAAAACTTAATGCCAATAAATTTCTTCCTTATTTGCAAGAAATTCCGATTTTTGCGGTGCCCGTCCAGGTGAAATTTGAAGAAAAGGACAGGGATACCCTGCTGGACATGGCATCAAAAGTCATTAGAAACAAAGCCTATCAAAGTGAAGTGTAA